A section of the Ogataea parapolymorpha DL-1 chromosome II, whole genome shotgun sequence genome encodes:
- a CDS encoding Argininosuccinate lyase, with protein sequence MTEKPAESRLWGGRFTGATDPLMDLYNASLPYDQKMYAADLEGTRVYTQGLHKLGLLTSEELSEIHRGLKQIHKEWADGKFVEKPGDEDIHTANERRLGEIIGRNIAGKVHTGRSRNDQVATDMRIYVREELKKLAVLLKSLIEVMVARAEKEIDVLMPGYTHLQKAQPIRWAHWISMYATYFTEDYKRLQQLIERVNVSPLGSGALAGHPYGIDREFLAAGLGFSGVIGNSLVAVSDRDFVVETMFWSSLFMNHISRFSEDLIIYSSGEFGFVKLADAYSTGSSLMPQKKNPDSLELLRGKSGRVFGSLAGFMMSIKSIPSTYNKDMQEDKEPLFDSLTTVEHSILIATGVVSTLSIDAAKMKAALSMDMLATDLADYLVRKGVPFRETHHISGECVRKAEEEQLSGIDKLTLAQFQQIDPRFEENVFETFDFEASVERRTATGGTAKSAVLKQLAQLKQTLNK encoded by the coding sequence ATGActgaaaaaccagctgaGTCGAGACTTTGGGGCGGCCGTTTCACAGGAGCGACCGACCCGCTCATGGACCTTTACAACGCGTCGCTGCCGTACGACCAGAAGATGTATGCGGCCGACCTCGAGGGCACCAGGGTGTACACGCAGGGACTGCACAAACTGGGTCTTTTGACGTCCGAGGAGCTGTCTGAGATTCACCGGGGGCTCAAGCAGATCCACAAGGAGTGGGCGGATggcaagtttgtggagaaGCCCGGTGATGAGGACATTCACACGGCCAACGAGCGCCGGCTCGGCGAGATCATCGGCCGCAATATTGCTGGCAAGGTGCACACAGGCCGGTCCAGAAACGACCAGGTGGCCACCGACATGCGGATCTACGTCAGagaagagctcaagaagctggctgtgctgctcaagtcgCTGATTGAGGTCATGGTGGCGCGTgccgagaaggagatcgacgTGCTGATGCCAGGCTACACCCATTTGCAAAAAGCTCAGCCAATCAGATGGGCACACTGGATCAGCATGTATGCGACGTATTTCACCGAGGACTACAAGCggttgcagcagctgatcgagaGAGTGAACGTTTCGCCGCTCGGTTCGGGTGCTCTTGCTGGCCATCCGTACGGCATCGACAGAGAGTTCCTGGCCGCAGGACTGGGCTTTTCGGGCGTCATTGGCAACTCGCTCGTGGCCGTCAGCGACAGAGACTTTGTTGTGGAAACGATGTTTTGGTCGTCGCTGTTCATGAACCACATCTCTAGATTTAGCGAGGACCTGATTATTTATTCCAGCGGAGAATTTGGTTTCGTCAAGCTTGCGGACGCGTATTCAACcggctcgtccttgatgCCGCAAAAAAAGAACCCCGACTCGCTGGAACTGTTGCGTGGAAAATCTGGCCGTGTTTTCGGCTCGCTGGCCGGCTTTATGATGTCAATCAAGTCGATTCCGTCCACCTACAATAAAGACATGCAGGAGGACAAAGAGCCGCTCTTTGACAGTCTGACAACCGTGGAGCACTCGATTCTGATTGCGACAGGCGTGGTGTCGACGCTCAGCATCGACGCGGCCAAAATGAAGGCTGCTCTATCGATGGACATGCTGGCTACCGATCTGGCCGACTATCTCGTCAGAAAAGGTGTTCCGTTCAGAGAAACCCACCACATTTCGGGCGAGTGTGTGCGCaaggccgaggaggagcaacTGAGCGGCATCGACAAGCTGACCTTGGCGcaattccagcagatcgaTCCAAGGTTCGAGGAAAACGTCTTCGAGACGTTCGACTTCGAGGCCAGCGTCGAGAGAAGAACGGCTACCGGAGGTACTGCCAAGAGTGCGGtgctcaagcagctggcccaGCTGAAACAGACACTCAACAAATAA
- a CDS encoding Sterol-4-alpha-carboxylate 3-dehydrogenase, decarboxylating: MALDSVLLVGGAGFLGLHLIEQFWQLENRPQIHVFDVRPLPENISKYFTFDPAQIDVFVGDLTSEKDVKDAIDRFQPQVIVHSASPMHGLAQEVYEKVNVRGTANLLQCAKQKKVPALVYTSSAGVIFNGQDVYNADERWPIPEVPMDGYNETKAVAEKLVMEANSPEEHFYTVCLRPAGIFGPGDRQLVPGLRQVLRRGQSKFQVGDNNNLFDWSYAGNVADAHVLAAQKLLDPESAAVVGGETFFVTNDAPTYFWTLARTVWKADGHIDKKNIVLSRPVAIAIGYVSELVCGLIGKEPGLTPFRVKMACANRYHNISKAKELLGYRPKVSLADGIKYTLDWMDETKA; the protein is encoded by the coding sequence ATGGCTCTGGATTCTGTGCTTTTGGTGGGAGGAGCAGGCTTTTTGGGACTGCATTTGATCGAACagttttggcagcttgaaaaTCGGCCCCAGATCCACGTGTTTGACGTGCGGCCACTGCCCGAAAATATCTCCAAGTACTTCACCTTCGACCCTGCCCAGATCGACGTGTTTGTGGGAGACCTGACCTCCGAAAAGGACGTCAAGGACGCTATCGACCGGTTCCAGCCACAGGTTATTGTGCACTCGGCGTCCCCAATGCATGGCCTCGCCCAAGAAGTGTACGAAAAGGTCAACGTGCGCGGCACTGCCAACCTGCTCCAATGCGCGAAGCAGAAAAAAGTGCCTGCTCTGGTGTACACCTCGTCGGCTGGCGTGATCTTCAATGGACAGGACGTTTATAACGCGGACGAAAGATGGCCTATTCCAGAGGTCCCAATGGACGGCTACAATGAAACCAAGGCAGTTGCCGAGAAACTGGTGATGGAGGCTAACTCGCCAGAAGAACACTTCTACACCGTTTGTCTGCGGCCGGCGGGCATTTTTGGGCCAGGCGACCGTCAGCTTGTCCCTGGTCTGCGTCAGGTGCTGCGCAGGGGCCAGAGCAAGTTCCAGGTCGGCGACAACAACAATCTGTTTGACTGGAGCTACGCCGGCAACGTTGCGGACGCGCACGTTTTGGCAGcccagaaactgctggaccCGGAGTCTGCCGCCGTTGTTGGCGGCGAGACGTTTTTCGTGACCAACGACGCCCCTACGTATTTCTGGACGCTCGCCAGAACCGTGTGGAAGGCCGACGGCCACATcgacaagaaaaatattgttTTGAGCCGGCCAGTGGCCATTGCAATTGGCTATGTGTCGGAGCTTGTGTGTGGCTTGATTGGTAAGGAGCCCGGGCTCACGCCATTCCGCGTCAAAATGGCCTGTGCCAACAGATATCACAATATctccaaggccaaggaatTACTCGGATACAGGCCCAAAGTGAGTCTTGCTGACGGCATAAAATACACGCTGGACTGGATGGACGAGACCAAGGCATAA
- a CDS encoding Vacuolar protein sorting-associated protein 8 codes for MPAQFNFDHRLQSRVARNGDSLAAGHELEPLERSQSPSLYGSPSDRDAIQLITLKKITSRLFENLQQLEQQGEPVCLAVCAKYIAFGTSKGHVLVFNYDQSLEAAFFTGVPITAISFSLDSNSLAVGHRTGRVSIYELSNQDRPSHSFDSLNSPISTLSFIGKRHSALLSTTDDGRLVYHHATRTLFGFSCRSRTLAENVLASAQLLMGPVAYPTDTMGVLALMSPSGLTVLSTDPEVQTHFRVGKPKILAETDTFGCAQWFPATKEFPALAYSWGNVLTLIDVVAERFVDEHKSESVLLRYENKRRYPCQEPIVAIHWLNAKVLVVLTVSQRLFCLSREKLHVLTEQDVMNKHVKHRLANSQHRSFAATSAVFRGKLFILGKYQTFLGSPRNWADELFELLQSGQYINALETARIQYDGQCDLVLIGLPKDDDERHQKMHHHIMQMLEASSKYIFTDQSVLAMEPMARKDVLAQFLATAFRVCVSLKPDPAVYEQLFERYVANGLEDVYFGILEKFIRKQEITVLPPVVLRKMVARYVYDGRGHTLEEMICFLDLKQLDIDLTITLCRENHLNDSLAYIWNTMLEDYITPLIDALKALKKHSHEPAYRDSDYVYAYIAYILTGRQYPTEKPINYRTSETARKNIYYVLFSGAAVSWPRGTPKFHIVDEENVVDEPAFPYLFLLLKHDGALFFRCLNEVFEDTFLNDNEVFGFSSNSDTYELKVSRQYILDVLMGIFGENDFGKEYQTYLAIFIARNYPKYMQFIRLSNSLLESVIRDLCAYPVPELKEECELSLQSLLSVHKPSTSLVPLLESAGFYNALVSIYQSEQRALKLLELWIEQKNRPKAMEILERCFRLVRNNPGERLDVEQFLERHFTEFCTDPAAAAKVFSEHCQKLNSKALELSQPQKYEYLRAVFDIRSQSGLEVSSEMEVAYAECLLEHEPANLKHFVLGCKVNEKLMHFLRENQQFETIVEIHRRANETEQAVEDIIQALTYCATHLKNADNSDVLWRYLYLGFDIISESQLTPDLSQDLQPDERLYLRLVETAVGFFVAAEGPLLDSFKRLVQDAFTTLINIKRDHSDSFSRIFNTFLTRSSVQLTTLQEVRPVLDEIFQAYSHQEVIYEIILRLVNNDIFQELMVLQAKRETGWSLANLECEVCGKPIWGSKVSAQVFDAWQECRLQGVVRASIDANIMVFQCRHGYHTRCLHNMGVEKECILCRDK; via the coding sequence ATGCCGGCACAGTTCAACTTTGACCACCGGTTGCAGTCGCGAGTAGCCAGAAATGGCGACAGCCTTGCTGCAGGACACGAATTGGAGCCGCTGGAGCGGTCGCAGTCTCCGTCGTTGTATGGAAGCCCTTCTGATCGCGACGCTATACAACTGATCACCCTTAAAAAGATCACGTCCCGGCTTTTTGAGaatctgcagcagctcgaacAACAGGGCGAGCCGGTGTGTCTTGCGGTTTGCGCTAAATATATTGCCTTTGGAACATCCAAGGGTCACGTGCTGGTGTTCAACTACGACCAGTCTCTGGAGGCCGCCTTCTTTACCGGAGTGCCCATCACAGCGATCTCGTTTTCGCTGGACTCTAATTCGCTGGCTGTGGGCCACAGAACGGGCCGAGTGAGCATTTACGAGCTTTCGAACCAGGACAGGCCTTCCCACAGCTTTGACTCGCTCAACAGCCCGATATCCACGCTTTCGTTTATCGGCAAACGCCATTCGGCTCTTCTGAGCACCACGGACGACGGAAGGCTTGTGTACCACCACGCCACACGCACGCTATTTGGATTCAGCTGCCGGTCGCGAACACTGGCGGAAAATGTCCTCGCTTCTGCACAGCTGTTGATGGGCCCCGTGGCTTACCCTACAGACACCATGGGCGTTCTCGCGCTGATGTCGCCGTCTGGACTGACGGTTTTATCGACAGATCCCGAAGTGCAGACCCATTTCAGAGTGGGGAAACCCAAAATTCTCGCCGAGACTGACACGTTCGGTTGCGCCCAGTGGTTTCCTGCTACCAAAGAGTTTCCCGCCCTGGCGTATTCGTGGGGCAACGTGCTGACTTTGATAGACGTTGTGGCGGAGAGATTTGTTGATGAGCACAAAAGCGAGTCTGTATTGCTCCGGTACGAGAATAAACGCAGATACCCGTGCCAGGAGCCCATAGTTGCCATACATTGGCTGAATGCCAAGGTTCTGGTGGTGCTGACCGTTTCGCAGCGCCTTTTCTGTCTTTCGCGGGAAAAACTACATGTTCTTACTGAACAGGACGTGATGAACAAGCACGTGAAGCATCGGCTGGCAAACTCGCAGCATCGCAGCTTTGCAGCTACGAGTGCAGTTTTTCGAGGAAAACTATTTATTCTGGGAAAATATCAGACGTTTTTGGGCTCCCCACGCAACTGGgcagacgagctgtttgagttGCTACAGTCGGGCCAGTACATTAACGCGCTGGAGACGGCGCGCATTCAGTACGATGGACAATGCGATCTGGTTTTAATCGGATTGCCAAAAGATGACGACGAGCGTCATCAGAAAATGCACCATCACATCATGCAGATGCTCGAAGCGTCTTCAAAATACATCTTCACCGACCAGTCGGTTCTTGCGATGGAACCTATGGCACGCAAAGACGTTCTTGCTCAATTCCTAGCCACTGCATTTAGAGTCTGTGTCAGTCTGAAACCGGATCCGGCCGTCtacgagcagctgtttgagagATACGTGGCCAATGGGCTCGAGGATGTTTATTTTGGCATTCTGGAGAAGTTCATCCGTAAACAAGAGATTACAGTCCTGCCTCCTGTCGTGCTGCGCAAAATGGTAGCTCGCTATGTCTATGACGGCAGAGGCCATACTCTGGAGGAAATGATTTGtttcttggatttgaaaCAGTTGGATATTGACCTGACCATCACTCTGTGTCGCGAAAACCACTTGAACGACTCGCTAGCATACATTTGGAACACCATGTTGGAAGACTATATCACCCCACTCATAGACGCTTTgaaagctttgaaaaagcaTAGCCATGAGCCGGCCTACCGTGATTCCGACTACGTGTATGCATACATAGCGTACATTTTGACTGGAAGACAGTATCCGACCGAAAAGCCGATTAACTATAGAACGAGCGAgacagcgagaaaaaatatttattatGTGCTTTTCAGCGGAGCAGCCGTTTCGTGGCCCCGCGGGACTCCAAAATTCCACATTGTCGACGAAGAAAACGTAGTCGACGAGCCTGCGTTCCCGTAcctttttctgctgctgaaacACGATGGAGCTCTCTTTTTCCGGTGTCTGAACGAAGTTTTCGAGGACACTTTTCTCAACGACAACGAAGTGTTtggtttttccagcaactcAGACACTTACGAGCTGAAAGTGAGCCGTCAATACATACTTGACGTCCTGATGGGCATATTTGGCGAGAACGACTTTGGCAAGGAGTACCAGACGTATTTGGCTATTTTCATTGCCCGGAACTATCCCAAATACATGCAGTTCATTCGACTCTCGAATTCTTTGCTGGAGTCCGTAATTCGCGATCTCTGTGCGTATCCCGTTccagagctcaaggaggaATGCGAATTGAGTCTGCAGAGCCTCCTTTCTGTGCACAAGCCCAGCACGTCCTTGGTACCGTTGCTGGAGTCTGCCGGGTTTTACAACGCACTCGTGAGCATCTATCAATCTGAGCAGCGTGCGCTCAAATTGCTGGAGCTTTGGATtgagcagaaaaacaggCCAAAGGCCATGGAGATATTAGAACGCTGTTTCAGACTCGTCAGAAACAACCCTGGCGAAAGGCTCGACGTggagcagtttctggaacgCCATTTCACTGAATTCTGCACCgatcctgctgctgccgccAAAGTTTTCTCCGAGCACTGTCAAAAGCTCAACTCCAAGGCCCTGGAGCTGTCTCAGCCGCAGAAATACGAATATCTGAGAGCAGTGTTCGATATCCGCTCTCAGAGTGGACTCGAAGTATCTTCGGAGATGGAAGTTGCCTACGCAGAGTGTCTGCTTGAGCACGAGCCTGCCAATCTCAAGCACTTTGTGCTAGGTTGCAAGGTGAACGAGAAATTGATGCATTTTCTGAGAGAAAATCAGCAGTTCGAGACGATTGTCGAAATCCACCGCAGAGCAAACGAAACCGAACAGGCCGTCGAGGATATCATCCAGGCCTTGACCTACTGCGCCACGCACCTCAAAAATGCAGACAACAGCGACGTCCTTTGGAGGTATTTGTATCTCGGCTTTGACATCATTAGCGAATCCCAGCTCACTCCAGACCTGTCGCAGGATCTTCAGCCAGACGAGAGACTGTATCTGCGGCTTGTAGAGACTGCGGTTGGATTTTTTGTGGCGGCCGAGGGGCCGTTACTGGACAGTTTTAAGCGACTGGTCCAGGACGCATTCACTACGCTAATTAACATCAAAAGAGACCACTCAGACTCGTTTTCCCGCATCTTCAACACGTTCCTGACGCGTTCTTCTGTCCAGCTCACAACGCTACAAGAGGTGCGGCCCGTGCTAGACGAGATATTCCAGGCCTATTCTCACCAGGAGGTGATCTACGAAATTATCTTGCGGCTGGTGAACAACGACATTTTCCAGGAACTGATGGTGCTACAGGCGAAAAGAGAAACGGGCTGGTCGCTCGCCAACCTGGAGTGCGAGGTGTGCGGCAAGCCGATCTGGGGGTCCAAGGTGAGCGCCCAGGTGTTTGATGCGTGGCAGGAGTGCCGTTTGCAGGGCGTCGTGcgcgcgtcgatcgacgcaaatATCATGGTGTTCCAATGTCGTCACGGTTATCATACAAGATGCCTACATAACATGGGCGTGGAGAAGGAGTGTATCCTGTGTAGAGACAAATAG
- a CDS encoding Dilute domain-containing protein, translating to MSLDPWKASLSSVLSTDANWAKVQAAKKALELAAGSDWFAKLCLACTTNDHILLKQFISSADPAKLAQLNNIDLNGLSPLIYAICFGSIECVTALVVVVDVNKSDSLLQWTPLMWATYLENIKIVEVLLEHDADPYLRSERSHQNALDMLKPESEIYNYYKVHNYLDKTAPQSNDSSFYKKDPLLPTDDQFESRVQALNIENDNTKTTDLYSGSKFVDDDEASMLDDSFYTDNFDFGHLMPRQFVKVSDESISATIDYIFSLHAKYQHKAIYPAAVVFQSVRYISGKMDSMELAESFVDLFFTRVRSVTNTKSGVVQPSSGPQTDIVLLGYWISCLNHLQYFFHRDTASPFLAKSPKTLQDLISTVQSLIFQLAFVMDAKLEPLLEPCILDYSSVPDLETVYKAQWRVFKQKVALKSTYDEILEMLYPPSLEQQMKPSPLKVIQTLGALVYVLELHHVNDVYKQQCFAAVLYWLGSSVFNRVLANKKYNTRVKALQIRLNMSYIQDWLRANNLVPYRAETLDFNDDSYPESIVGTETKFTNVARFHNNKQDPMDGTFYYNSLYKIGQHHFLPLVELLEWLQVMSGLTAEDLDLLKSIMNRFDVLSSEQLLHVVKQYRYEITEQKFPKNLKTHLKQNSTACRQKAYYAGSEKLFLNPGQVFPVVLPRQLELLHQYGSDQKKIRLHQPLLPIQVIDDLEDLYDKYTDQENQERRGSELENPGTDLFKELTVPTSIAYKTWEAEDDDNPWK from the coding sequence ATGTCGCTGGACCCGTGGAAAGCGTCTCTCTCTTCTGTGCTTTCGACAGATGCCAACTGGGCCAAGGTTCAGGCGGCGAAAAAAGCGCTGGAACTGGCCGCAGGCTCGGACTGGTTTGCCAAACTGTGTCTCGCATGCACCACCAACGATCATATCTTGCTGAAGCAGTTTATCTCGTCTGCGGACCCCGCAAAGCTGGCGCAACTCAACAACATCGACCTCAATGGCCTGAGTCCGCTGATATATGCCATCTGTTTTGGATCGATCGAGTGCGTCACTGCCctggtggtggtggtggacgTGAACAAAAGCGATTCTTTGCTCCAGTGGACGCCTCTGATGTGGGCGACGTATTTGGAAAATATCAAGATTGTCGAGGTTTTGCTTGAGCACGATGCAGACCCGTACCTGCGCAGCGAGCGGTCACACCAGAACGCACTCGATATGCTCAAGCCGGAGTCTGAAATTTATAATTACTACAAAGTGCACAATTATCTGGACAAGACAGCACCACAATCGAATGACAGCAGCTTCTACAAAAAAGATCCGTTGCTCCCGACAGATGACCAGTTTGAGAGCCGCGTCCAGGCGCTGAATATAGAGAATGACAACACGAAAACCACAGACCTCTACTCGGGCTCGAAATtcgtcgacgacgacgaggccagCATGCTGGATGACTCGTTCTACACAGACAATTTTGATTTCGGCCATCTGATGCCTCGTCAGTTCGTGAAAGTCAGCGACGAGAGCATTTCTGCCACTATAGACTACATCTTCTCGCTGCACGCAAAATACCAGCACAAAGCCATCTATCCCGCCGCCGTAGTCTTCCAATCGGTCCGGTACATCAGCGGGAAGATGGACAGCATGGAACTGGCCGAGTCGTTTGTGGATCTGTTCTTCACAAGAGTCAGAAGTGTCACCAACACCAAGAGCGGCGTTGTCCAGCCGTCTTCAGGGCCCCAGACAGACATTGTTCTGCTTGGGTACTGGATCTCGTGTCTGAACCATCTCCAGTATTTTTTCCACAGGGATACGGCCTCTCCGTTTCTCGCAAAAAGCCCCAAGACGCTCCAGGACCTGATATCCACCGTGCAGTCGctgattttccagctggcaTTCGTGATGgacgccaagctggagccgCTACTGGAGCCGTGCATTCTGGACTACTCCAGTGTTCCAGACCTGGAAACCGTGTACAAGGCGCAATGGAGAGTGTTCAAACAGAAAGTGGCTCTGAAATCCACctacgacgagatcctCGAAATGCTGTATCCTCCGTCGTTGGAACAGCAGATGAAACCGTCGCCATTGAAAGTTATACAAACGCTGGGAGCACTGGTTTACGTTCTAGAGCTTCATCACGTGAACGACGTGTACAAACAGCAATGCTTTGCCGCAGTGTTGTACTGGCTCGGAAGCTCTGTCTTCAACAGAGTTCTAGCCAACAAGAAGTACAATACGCGTGTCAAGGCGCTGCAGATCAGACTAAATATGTCATACATCCAGGACTGGCTCAGAGCTAACAATCTGGTCCCGTATCGGGCCGAAACTTTAGACTTCAACGACGACAGCTATCCAGAAAGCATCGTTGGAACTGAGACAAAATTCACCAATGTCGCTCGTTTCCACAACAACAAGCAGGACCCGATGGACGGGACGTTTTACTACAATTCGCTGTACAAAATCGGCCAACACCATTTTCTTCCGCTCGTCGAACTGCTGGAATGGTTACAGGTGATGAGCGGGCTCACAGCAGAAGATCTGGATTTGCTGAAGAGTATCATGAACAGATTCGACGTGCTGAGCTCCGAGCAGTTGCTGCACGTTGTCAAGCAATATAGATACGAGATCACAGAGCAGAAGTTCCCAAAGAACCTGAAAACGCACTTGAAGCAGAACTCTACGGCCTGCCGTCAAAAGGCGTACTATGCTGGCTCCGAAAAGTTGTTTTTAAACCCAGGCCAGGTGTTTCCGGTGGTGCTTCCACGCCAGCTCGAGTTGCTGCACCAATACGGTTCCGACCAGAAGAAAATCCGGCTCCACCAGCCGCTTCTGCCGATTCAGGTCATTGACGACCTCGAGGACCTTTATGACAAATACACCGACCAGGAAAaccaagaaagaagaggcTCAGAGTTGGAAAACCCAGGTACAGATTTATTCAAGGAACTCACGGTGCCAACGTCTATTGCGTACAAAACATGGGAggccgaggacgacgacaacCCATGGAAATGA
- a CDS encoding D-lactate dehydrogenase [cytochrome], mitochondrial has translation MFIRHFGTKSRGVFTRHYSQRASGNLSLGLKMAAFVGVVGIASSYGTYQYFRSYPPMDVFPPKATTPLSDLSQSPIYASESTVQVAVKEICQLLCPDQTSVSDGELALHSDNSSNFHKPTEEERPDLVVYPESVQEVVSVVKICSKYRIPMVPYSGGTSIEGHFIPTRRGICIDVSRMNKVLELHEEDLDVVVQPGVGWQDLNAYLDEYGLMFGPDPGPGACIGGMVATNCSGTRATRYGTMKDNVIGLKVVLSDGTVIKTKNRPRKSSAGYNLTGLFVGSEGTLGIIVEATLKLAVQPENEVVAIVNFNKLSEAAQTVTELFRRGLPLNAVELMDDRQMRCFAEMGASEGRKWSDKNLLLFKLGGSKNTMNDQIKIVRQICKKNGGFNMEVASDQAEKDEIWRARKVQLWTSIDWAQKMIPNAQAWPTDVAVPISKLPTVITETVNDIESNGLLTTVVGHVGDGNIHALVIFPPEKRAVAEKVVHNMVKRAIENEGTVSGEHGVGIGKREFLEQELGLDAVNTMRRLKLALDPHLLLNPDKIFQIDPYEMRIEK, from the coding sequence ATGTTTATCAGACACTTTGGCACTAAATCCCGGGGTGTTTTCACACGGCACTATTCTCAGAGAGCTTCTGGAAATCTGTCGCTGGGACTGAAGATGGCTGCTTTTGTGGGAGTTGTCGGGATTGCCAGTTCTTATGGCACATACCAGTATTTCAGAAGTTATCCACCAATGGACGTATTTCCGCCAAAAGCAACCACACCACTCAGTGATCTGAGCCAGTCGCCTATCTATGCATCTGAGAGTACTGTCCAAGTAGCAGTGAAGGAGATTTGTCAGCTGTTGTGTCCAGACCAGACGTCCGTTTCAGACGGGGAGCTGGCATTACATTCAGACAATTCGTCGAATTTCCACAAGCCGACCGAGGAAGAGCGTCCCGACCTTGTTGTATATCCCGAGAGCGTGCAAGAAGTTGTCTCCGTGGTGAAAATTTGCTCAAAGTACCGAATACCTATGGTTCCGTACTCTGGCGGAACGTCTATCGAAGGCCATTTCATCCCGACCAGACGGGGCATTTGCATTGACGTCAGTCGCATGAACAAAGTGTTGGAGCTTCACGAGGAGGATCTTGATGTTGTTGTGCAACCAGGCGTTGGCTGGCAGGACTTGAATGCGTATCTTGACGAGTACGGCCTGATGTTTGGACCGGATCCGGGACCAGGAGCGTGTATTGGCGGAATGGTTGCCACTAACTGCTCAGGCACGCGGGCCACCAGGTACGGGACGATGAAAGACAATGTGATTGGGCTAAAGGTGGTGCTGAGCGACGGGACCGTGATCAAGACCAAGAACCGGCCTAGAAAATCTTCTGCTGGCTACAACCTGACGGGGCTTTTTGTAGGCAGCGAGGGCACCCTTGGGATCATTGTGGAGGCCACACTAAAGCTTGCAGTGCAGCCAGAAAACGAGGTGGTGGCAATAGTCAACTTCAACAAATTGTCGGAAGCAGCGCAGACTGTGACGGAGCTTTTCCGCCGCGGGTTGCCGTTGAACGCGGTGGAGCTCATGGACGACCGTCAGATGCGCTGTTTTGCCGAAATGGGGGCCAGCGAGGGCCGCAAATGGAGCGACAAGAATTTACTGTTATTCAAGCTCGGAGGCTCAAAAAACACCATGAATGACCAGATCAAAATCGTGAGGCagatttgcaaaaagaACGGGGGCTTTAACATGGAGGTGGCCTCTGATCAggccgaaaaagacgagATTTGGAGAGCGCGCAAAGTGCAACTGTGgacgtcgatcgactgGGCTCAAAAAATGATCCCCAACGCTCAGGCCTGGCCCACAGACGTTGCCGTTCCTATTTCGAAGCTGCCCACAGTTATCACCGAGACAGTGAACGATATCGAGTCAAATGGGCTTTTAACGACGGTTGTTGGACATGTCGGCGACGGCAACATCCATGCACTGGTTATTTTCCCGCCCGAAAAACGAGCGGTGGCAGAAAAGGTGGTGCACAATATGGTGAAGCGGGCAATTGAAAATGAGGGAACAGTTTCCGGAGAACACGGTGTAGGGATTGGTAAGAGAGAGTTTTTGGAACAGGAGCTGGGCCTTGATGCTGTGAACACGATGAGACGGCTAAAACTGGCTCTGGATCCTCATCTTCTGCTGAACCCGGATAAAATATTCCAGATAGACCCTTACGAAATGAGGATAGAGaaataa